One window of Novosphingobium sp. 9U genomic DNA carries:
- a CDS encoding TIGR03557 family F420-dependent LLM class oxidoreductase, protein MPQIGYKLMTEEHGPKALIANAVASEQAGFDFVSISDHFHPWLEAQGHAPFAWSVLGAIAHATDKIGITTGLTCPIIRYHPAIIAQAAATIAIMSDNRFSLAIGAGERLNEHVTGALWPSTPIRHEMLGEAIDIFRLLWDGKVHSYEGQFFDVDHAQLYDAPEQPITVTLGVSGPKSIELAAEKADGIMATEAKPELVQGYKDAGGSGPVYGEVTLAWAPSEEEGRKIAHERFRFGALGWAVNSELRDVDGFEAATQFVRPEDLKDTIPAGPDPAVHLEAIAKYVDAGFTHVVLTCPGDDQAGFIAFAEKELLPKLR, encoded by the coding sequence ATGCCACAGATCGGGTACAAGTTGATGACCGAGGAACACGGCCCCAAGGCGCTGATCGCCAATGCGGTCGCGTCCGAGCAGGCCGGGTTCGACTTCGTGTCGATCTCGGACCACTTCCACCCTTGGCTCGAAGCGCAAGGCCACGCGCCGTTCGCATGGTCGGTCCTGGGCGCCATCGCCCATGCCACCGACAAGATCGGCATCACCACCGGACTGACCTGCCCGATCATCCGCTACCATCCGGCTATCATCGCCCAGGCCGCGGCCACGATCGCGATCATGAGCGACAACCGCTTCAGTCTGGCGATCGGTGCGGGTGAGCGGCTGAACGAGCACGTCACCGGCGCGCTGTGGCCCTCGACTCCAATCCGCCACGAGATGCTGGGCGAGGCCATCGACATCTTCCGCCTGCTCTGGGACGGCAAGGTGCACAGCTACGAAGGCCAGTTCTTCGACGTTGACCACGCGCAGCTTTACGACGCGCCCGAGCAGCCGATCACGGTCACGTTGGGTGTGAGCGGCCCCAAGTCGATCGAGCTCGCGGCGGAGAAGGCGGATGGCATCATGGCGACCGAAGCCAAGCCTGAGCTGGTGCAGGGCTATAAGGACGCAGGCGGCTCTGGCCCGGTCTATGGCGAGGTGACGCTCGCCTGGGCACCGAGCGAGGAAGAGGGGCGCAAGATTGCTCACGAGCGCTTCCGCTTCGGCGCGCTGGGCTGGGCGGTGAACTCGGAATTGCGCGATGTGGATGGATTCGAGGCCGCGACGCAGTTCGTCCGGCCCGAGGACTTGAAGGACACCATCCCCGCAGGACCCGATCCGGCGGTGCATCTGGAAGCGATCGCAAAGTACGTCGACGCGGGATTTACCCACGTCGTGCTGACTTGCCCGGGCGACGATCAGGCGGGCTTCATCGCCTTCGCGGAGAAGGAGCTGCTGCCCAAGCTTCGGTGA
- a CDS encoding DUF2256 domain-containing protein — MAHKKLNLPTKVCVACARPFAWRKKWERDWDNVKFCSDRCRRQGATKGPSGNS, encoded by the coding sequence ATGGCGCACAAGAAGCTCAATTTGCCCACGAAGGTCTGCGTCGCGTGCGCGCGCCCGTTCGCATGGCGCAAGAAGTGGGAGCGGGACTGGGATAACGTGAAGTTCTGCTCGGATCGCTGCCGCCGGCAGGGTGCCACGAAGGGTCCTAGCGGGAATAGCTAA
- the pgsA gene encoding CDP-diacylglycerol--glycerol-3-phosphate 3-phosphatidyltransferase, with translation MLTLPNLLTLSRIFAVPLLAFLLWWPKWEAGYGMAFALYCLMGITDYFDGYLARSSGAVSRLGVFLDPIADKIMVAAVILVLTAQGILTGPYVGDMHVIAGLIILVREIAVSGLREFLGGLQVSVPVSRLAKWKTTFQLVSLGALILGHAMPWWNVDLGALIVNVPHTVGLTTLWAAAALTLVTGWDYLRVGLKHMD, from the coding sequence ATGCTGACCCTGCCGAATCTGCTCACGCTCTCACGCATCTTCGCGGTGCCGCTGCTCGCGTTCCTGCTGTGGTGGCCCAAGTGGGAAGCCGGCTATGGCATGGCATTCGCGCTCTACTGCCTGATGGGGATCACCGACTATTTCGACGGTTACCTCGCCCGGTCGAGTGGCGCGGTGTCGCGGCTGGGCGTGTTCCTCGATCCCATCGCCGACAAGATCATGGTTGCGGCGGTCATCCTGGTGCTGACGGCGCAGGGTATCTTGACCGGGCCGTACGTCGGCGACATGCATGTCATCGCCGGCCTCATCATCCTGGTGCGCGAGATCGCCGTATCCGGCCTGCGCGAGTTCCTGGGCGGGCTGCAGGTTTCGGTGCCGGTCAGCCGCCTCGCCAAGTGGAAGACCACTTTCCAGCTCGTCTCGCTGGGCGCGCTGATCCTGGGCCATGCGATGCCGTGGTGGAACGTCGATCTGGGCGCGCTGATCGTCAACGTGCCGCATACCGTCGGGCTGACCACGCTATGGGCCGCGGCGGCGCTGACGCTGGTGACCGGCTGGGACTATCTGCGAGTCGGCCTCAAGCACATGGATTAA
- a CDS encoding inner membrane-spanning protein YciB translates to MAEQTAERPRSSWVNLIVDFGPLLVFFLTYRHFSPTDDENSVGVVLAVTKGTVAFMIATVLALIVSKWRLGHISPMVWLSSALIFGFGGLTVFFQDKFWIQIKPTAVYLIFAGVLFGGLLRGKAMLRYLLQSAFEGLDDAGWLKLSRNWAVFFVFLAVLNEVLRQVLTFGGWLQAKLWLFTGLSFLFTFSQIPMVLRHGMGEEKTEELVENTPVDQ, encoded by the coding sequence ATGGCCGAGCAGACTGCTGAAAGGCCGCGGAGCTCCTGGGTCAACCTGATCGTCGACTTCGGCCCGCTGCTCGTCTTCTTCCTGACCTACCGTCACTTCTCCCCGACCGACGACGAGAACAGTGTCGGCGTGGTGCTCGCGGTCACCAAAGGCACGGTCGCTTTCATGATAGCGACCGTGCTGGCCCTCATCGTCTCCAAGTGGCGGCTGGGGCACATCTCGCCAATGGTCTGGCTCTCCTCTGCCCTCATCTTCGGCTTCGGCGGCCTGACCGTGTTCTTCCAGGACAAGTTCTGGATCCAGATCAAGCCGACCGCAGTCTACCTGATCTTCGCGGGCGTGCTGTTCGGCGGCCTGCTGAGGGGCAAAGCCATGTTGCGCTATCTGCTCCAATCCGCCTTTGAGGGGCTGGACGACGCAGGCTGGCTGAAGCTCTCGCGCAACTGGGCAGTGTTCTTCGTGTTCCTCGCCGTCCTGAACGAGGTGCTGCGCCAGGTGCTGACGTTCGGGGGTTGGCTGCAAGCCAAGCTGTGGCTGTTCACCGGGCTGTCGTTCCTGTTCACCTTCTCGCAGATTCCGATGGTGCTGCGGCACGGCATGGGTGAGGAGAAGACCGAGGAATTGGTCGAGAATACACCGGTGGATCAGTAA
- the dapF gene encoding diaminopimelate epimerase translates to MRIAFTKMHGLGNDFVVLDAREAPIPEIDATAAAAIADRHTGIGCDQLVLLEPSTSADFRMRIFNADGSEVEACGNATRAVGLLHGAAARIETLGGVIAATPVQSGISVEMGEPSFGWDEIPLAYAMDTHAMPVAWEDLADPIAVNVGNPHAIFFVPDTNAIDLARLGPEIERDPLFPERINVNVATVTSRQAIRLRVWERGAGLTRACGTGACATAIGAMRRGLVDRRVIVKLPGGALTIEWREDGEIVMTGPAAESFRGDFDAAAYGLFEFGTAG, encoded by the coding sequence ATGCGGATCGCGTTCACCAAGATGCACGGCCTGGGCAACGACTTCGTCGTGCTCGACGCGCGCGAGGCGCCGATCCCGGAGATCGACGCCACCGCCGCGGCGGCCATCGCCGACCGGCACACCGGCATCGGCTGCGACCAGCTCGTCCTGCTCGAACCCTCGACCAGCGCCGACTTCCGCATGCGCATCTTCAATGCGGATGGCAGCGAGGTCGAGGCATGCGGCAACGCTACGCGCGCTGTCGGCCTGCTCCATGGCGCCGCAGCGCGGATCGAGACCTTGGGTGGCGTGATCGCCGCCACCCCGGTGCAGAGCGGCATCTCGGTGGAAATGGGCGAGCCGAGCTTCGGCTGGGACGAGATCCCGCTCGCCTACGCGATGGACACGCATGCCATGCCGGTCGCCTGGGAAGACCTCGCCGACCCGATCGCCGTCAACGTCGGCAATCCGCACGCGATCTTCTTCGTGCCAGACACCAACGCGATCGACCTCGCCCGCCTCGGTCCCGAGATCGAGCGCGACCCGCTATTCCCCGAGCGCATCAACGTCAACGTCGCGACCGTCACCTCGCGCCAGGCCATTCGCCTGCGCGTGTGGGAGCGCGGCGCTGGCCTCACCCGCGCCTGCGGCACCGGCGCCTGCGCCACTGCGATTGGCGCGATGCGGCGTGGCCTGGTGGACCGTAGGGTCATCGTGAAGCTGCCCGGCGGCGCGCTTACGATCGAGTGGCGCGAGGATGGCGAGATCGTCATGACCGGCCCTGCCGCCGAGAGCTTCCGCGGCGATTTCGATGCGGCCGCCTACGGCCTGTTCGAGTTCGGCACCGCCGGATGA
- a CDS encoding isopenicillin N synthase family oxygenase, with the protein MDIAEIPILSLAEEPRAFASEIGASFRGFGFALVRDHGIDLALIDEAWRLTAELFARPTEEKMRGFIPGTGGARGYTPFRTEVAKGATEKDLKEFWHVGRDLPAGHPLSQTMAPNVWPEHPEGFQAVFEQLYAEFDRAGARILSAIALDLGLDEHWFDSAIADGNSVLRLLHYPPVGSESGGAIRAGAHEDINLITLLLGAEEAGLELLGKDGRWLSIAPPAGALVVNIGDMLQRLTNHVLPSTTHRVRNPSGERAGYSRYSMPFFLHPRSDFVIQTLPECVSAQNPDRYPESITADGYLQERLREIGLKG; encoded by the coding sequence ATGGACATCGCCGAAATCCCCATCCTCAGCCTGGCCGAAGAACCGCGCGCGTTCGCGTCCGAGATCGGCGCCAGCTTTCGCGGCTTCGGCTTTGCCCTGGTGCGCGACCATGGCATCGACCTGGCGCTGATCGACGAAGCCTGGCGCCTGACCGCCGAGCTGTTCGCGCGCCCGACCGAGGAGAAGATGCGCGGCTTCATACCCGGCACTGGCGGCGCGCGCGGCTATACCCCGTTCCGCACCGAAGTCGCCAAGGGGGCAACTGAGAAGGATCTCAAGGAATTCTGGCACGTCGGCCGCGATTTGCCCGCCGGTCACCCCTTGAGCCAGACCATGGCCCCGAATGTCTGGCCCGAGCATCCCGAAGGCTTCCAAGCCGTTTTCGAGCAGCTCTACGCCGAGTTCGACCGTGCCGGCGCGCGCATCCTCTCGGCCATCGCGCTCGACCTTGGCCTGGACGAGCACTGGTTCGACTCCGCGATCGCGGACGGCAACTCGGTGCTGCGCCTGCTGCACTACCCGCCGGTCGGCTCCGAGTCGGGCGGCGCCATCCGCGCCGGCGCGCATGAGGACATCAACCTCATCACCCTGCTGCTCGGCGCGGAGGAGGCAGGCCTCGAACTGCTCGGCAAGGACGGCCGTTGGCTGTCGATCGCGCCGCCGGCCGGCGCGCTGGTGGTCAACATCGGCGACATGCTGCAGCGCCTGACCAATCACGTGCTGCCCTCCACCACTCACCGGGTGCGCAATCCCTCGGGCGAGCGAGCGGGCTACAGCCGCTATTCGATGCCGTTCTTCCTGCACCCGAGGAGCGACTTCGTGATCCAGACTTTGCCGGAGTGTGTGTCGGCGCAAAACCCCGACCGCTATCCGGAGAGCATCACGGCCGATGGCTACCTGCAGGAGCGGCTGCGCGAGATCGGGCTGAAGGGATAG
- the ftsY gene encoding signal recognition particle-docking protein FtsY, producing MSTQLPPESESGEGWSDRLFGGFRKTSERLTGNLSGIVGKTRLDDTQLDHLEDALIMSDLGPRAAARIRARLADERFERDADERAIMEVVAREIAEILRPVAKPLDVVAFPRPQVILVIGVNGSGKTTTIAKLAHLFQEQDYSVMLAAGDTFRAAAIGQLRVWADRVGVPIVTGPEGGDPASVVFDAVKAATETGIDALIVDTAGRLQNKRELMDELAKIRRVLGRLNPEAPHDVVLVLDATNGQNALSQIEIFKEVAGVSGLIMTKLDGTARGGVLVAAAEQYKLPIHAIGVGERIDDLRPFNPDLLARVIAGIA from the coding sequence ATGAGTACGCAACTGCCGCCCGAAAGCGAGAGCGGCGAAGGCTGGTCCGATCGCCTCTTCGGCGGCTTCCGCAAGACTTCCGAACGCCTGACCGGCAATCTCTCCGGCATCGTCGGCAAGACCCGGCTCGACGACACCCAGCTTGATCACCTCGAAGACGCGTTGATCATGTCCGACCTCGGGCCCCGAGCCGCCGCCCGCATTCGCGCGCGGCTGGCCGACGAGCGCTTCGAGCGCGATGCCGACGAACGCGCGATCATGGAAGTGGTCGCGCGCGAGATTGCCGAGATCCTGCGCCCTGTCGCCAAGCCGCTCGACGTGGTGGCGTTTCCGCGCCCGCAGGTGATCCTGGTCATCGGTGTCAACGGCTCGGGCAAGACCACTACGATCGCCAAGCTGGCGCACTTGTTCCAAGAGCAGGACTATTCGGTCATGCTGGCGGCGGGCGACACCTTCCGTGCCGCGGCGATCGGCCAGCTGCGCGTGTGGGCCGACCGGGTCGGGGTGCCGATCGTCACCGGCCCCGAAGGCGGCGACCCCGCCAGCGTCGTCTTCGATGCGGTCAAGGCAGCCACCGAAACGGGCATCGATGCGCTGATAGTAGACACCGCCGGTCGCCTTCAGAACAAGCGCGAGCTGATGGACGAGCTGGCGAAGATCCGCCGCGTGCTCGGCCGCCTCAACCCGGAGGCGCCACACGACGTCGTGCTCGTGCTCGACGCCACCAACGGGCAGAATGCCTTGTCGCAGATCGAAATCTTTAAGGAAGTCGCTGGCGTATCCGGCCTGATCATGACCAAGCTCGACGGCACTGCCCGAGGCGGCGTCCTCGTCGCCGCGGCCGAGCAATACAAGCTGCCGATCCACGCGATCGGCGTGGGTGAGCGGATCGACGATCTTCGCCCGTTCAACCCCGACCTGCTCGCGCGCGTCATCGCGGGGATCGCCTGA
- a CDS encoding hydrogen peroxide-inducible genes activator → MTVYQPTLKQLQYLVSLHEHGHFGRAADASFVSQSTLSAGLRDLEALLGVTLVERTKRAVRFTPLGNAVVEKAHRILRETEELSDLIQSSGKPLAGELRMSVIPTIAPFLLPRMLPRLRRERPNLKLFLREEPSAAAIESLHHGRADCVLLALPYATGEVEKETIELDAFFVAFPKDDPRNIPAEIEPELIDEHRLLMLEDGHCLKDHALAACNRPELRASATMIGTSLHTLVQMVDNGLGLTMLPEMALDAGILNGTNVVAKPLHSPNANREIALVWRRNSPRSDEFRLLADELRAG, encoded by the coding sequence GTGACCGTCTACCAGCCCACGCTCAAGCAGCTCCAGTATCTCGTCTCGCTCCACGAGCACGGCCACTTTGGCCGCGCCGCCGACGCGAGCTTTGTCTCGCAATCGACGCTCTCGGCCGGCCTGCGCGATCTCGAGGCGCTGCTGGGCGTCACCCTGGTAGAGCGCACCAAGCGCGCGGTGCGCTTCACTCCGCTTGGCAATGCCGTGGTCGAGAAGGCCCACCGCATCCTGCGCGAGACCGAGGAACTATCCGACCTCATCCAGTCGAGCGGCAAGCCGCTTGCCGGAGAGCTGCGGATGAGCGTGATTCCCACCATCGCTCCGTTCCTGCTCCCTCGCATGCTCCCCCGCCTGCGCCGCGAGCGCCCCAACCTCAAGTTGTTCCTGCGCGAGGAACCGAGCGCCGCTGCGATCGAGTCGCTCCACCACGGCCGCGCCGATTGCGTCCTGCTCGCTCTCCCCTACGCGACCGGCGAAGTGGAGAAGGAGACGATCGAACTCGACGCGTTCTTCGTCGCCTTCCCAAAGGACGACCCGCGCAACATCCCCGCCGAGATCGAGCCCGAGCTGATCGACGAGCATCGCCTGCTGATGCTGGAGGACGGTCACTGCCTCAAGGACCACGCGCTCGCGGCCTGCAACCGGCCCGAGCTGCGCGCCTCGGCGACGATGATCGGCACCTCGCTGCACACGCTGGTGCAGATGGTCGACAACGGCCTGGGCCTGACGATGCTACCCGAGATGGCGCTCGACGCCGGCATCCTCAACGGCACCAACGTCGTCGCCAAGCCCCTCCACTCGCCCAACGCCAACCGCGAGATCGCACTGGTCTGGCGCCGCAATTCACCTCGCTCCGACGAATTCCGGCTGCTCGCGGACGAGTTGCGCGCGGGTTAG
- a CDS encoding CsbD family protein, with amino-acid sequence MGELTDKAKGLANEAAGNVKQAIAGKDDPALNAEGKAQERKGEAQQLKGKVKGALGDSI; translated from the coding sequence ATGGGTGAACTGACCGACAAGGCCAAGGGCCTCGCGAATGAAGCAGCCGGCAACGTCAAGCAGGCGATCGCCGGCAAGGACGATCCGGCGCTGAACGCCGAAGGCAAGGCGCAGGAGCGCAAGGGCGAAGCCCAGCAGCTCAAGGGCAAGGTCAAGGGCGCTCTGGGCGACTCGATCTAA
- a CDS encoding MiaB/RimO family radical SAM methylthiotransferase, whose protein sequence is MTVEVHSLGCRLNLAESEQLRGLLSAAEDLVVVNSCAVTAEAVRQTRQAIRRARRARPDARLLVTGCAAEVERASLSQMPEVDGLIANAAKLDPRAWNLPAPAHLPRPAGYTRGFVQVQNGCDHACTFCVIPQGRGASRSRPIAAVLEDVEMHLDAGVQEIVLTGVDLTSWGADLAQAPRLGALCEAILARFGALPRLRVSSVDGAEIDEALFELLAGEARMMPHLHLSLQSGDDMILKRMKRRHSRADAIGLVDRLRARRTDLAIGADLIAGFPTETNEMHAQSLSIIGALGVVHGHVFAYSPRPGTPAARMPQVPAPIARTRAAQLRAAVAEQRTGWLAGLVGTALSVLGERGGTGHSAQFAPVRLPSGTVAGDLISLTPSRVVEGMLE, encoded by the coding sequence GTGACTGTCGAAGTCCACTCGCTCGGCTGCCGGCTCAATCTTGCCGAAAGCGAACAGCTGCGCGGGCTTCTCTCCGCCGCCGAAGACCTGGTCGTGGTGAACTCCTGCGCGGTCACGGCCGAAGCGGTGCGCCAGACGCGGCAGGCGATCCGGCGTGCCCGCCGCGCGCGACCCGACGCCCGACTTCTGGTCACAGGCTGCGCGGCCGAGGTCGAACGAGCCTCGCTCTCGCAGATGCCCGAGGTCGACGGCCTGATCGCCAACGCTGCCAAGCTCGACCCACGCGCCTGGAACCTGCCCGCGCCGGCGCACCTGCCACGCCCGGCCGGCTACACGCGCGGCTTCGTGCAGGTCCAGAACGGCTGCGACCACGCCTGCACCTTCTGCGTCATACCCCAGGGCCGTGGCGCCAGCCGCTCGCGGCCGATCGCCGCGGTGCTGGAAGACGTCGAAATGCACCTCGACGCCGGCGTGCAGGAGATCGTGCTCACCGGCGTCGACCTCACCTCCTGGGGCGCCGACCTCGCGCAGGCTCCGCGGCTCGGAGCACTGTGCGAGGCCATTCTGGCGCGGTTCGGCGCCCTCCCCCGCCTGCGCGTGTCATCGGTCGACGGAGCCGAGATCGACGAGGCACTGTTCGAGCTGCTTGCGGGCGAAGCGCGGATGATGCCGCACCTGCACCTCTCGCTGCAGTCGGGCGACGACATGATCCTGAAGCGCATGAAGCGCCGCCACTCGCGTGCCGATGCGATCGGACTGGTGGACCGCCTGCGCGCCCGCCGCACTGACCTGGCGATCGGGGCCGACCTCATCGCCGGCTTCCCGACCGAAACCAACGAGATGCACGCGCAGAGCCTCTCGATCATCGGAGCGCTCGGCGTGGTCCACGGCCACGTCTTCGCCTACTCGCCCAGGCCCGGGACACCGGCGGCGCGCATGCCGCAGGTGCCGGCGCCGATCGCCCGGACCCGCGCTGCGCAGCTTCGCGCTGCGGTTGCCGAGCAGCGCACCGGCTGGCTCGCCGGCCTGGTCGGCACCGCGCTTTCGGTACTTGGCGAGCGCGGCGGAACCGGCCATTCGGCGCAATTCGCGCCCGTCCGCCTGCCATCCGGCACGGTCGCGGGTGACCTGATCAGCTTGACCCCCAGCCGGGTCGTCGAAGGAATGCTCGAATGA
- a CDS encoding EVE domain-containing protein yields the protein MSKSYWLMKSEPDAYSWDHLVAEGEGTWDGVRNHRAANNLRAMKVGDEAFFYHSNIGKEIVGIAKISQAGLTDPSDPEGKWAAVKVQPVKKLKRAVTLKEMKADPALAEMELIKLSRLSVAVVTPEEWTYILDLAKHVPTA from the coding sequence ATGTCCAAGAGCTATTGGCTGATGAAATCCGAGCCTGACGCCTACAGCTGGGACCATCTGGTCGCCGAGGGCGAGGGCACCTGGGATGGCGTGCGCAACCATCGCGCCGCCAACAACCTGCGCGCGATGAAGGTAGGGGACGAAGCGTTCTTCTACCATTCCAACATCGGCAAGGAGATCGTCGGCATCGCGAAGATCAGCCAGGCCGGCCTTACCGACCCCAGCGATCCGGAAGGCAAATGGGCGGCGGTGAAGGTGCAGCCGGTCAAGAAGCTGAAGCGCGCGGTGACGCTCAAGGAGATGAAGGCCGACCCGGCGCTGGCCGAGATGGAGCTGATCAAGCTGTCGCGTCTGTCGGTCGCCGTGGTGACGCCGGAGGAGTGGACGTACATCCTCGACCTGGCGAAGCACGTGCCGACGGCCTGA
- a CDS encoding MFS transporter: MTTSTQLIRARRFLPLFVTQLLGAFNDNLFKNAMVFFVVYSVYNSETAEMWFSAVASGVFVTPFFLLSALAGQLADMRDKARIIRIVKACEIGIMTVGGAGLLLAWQGVAIGTLSIPLMLLALFAMGVHSTFFGPIKYAILPQHLNQNEVLAGTGLVEAGTYMAVLAGTIVAGWIGVHWAALGVIVVALIGFFTARFVPPAPAQGKVEPIDFNILRSSFKLISHTVHDRRVFLAIVAISIFWAICTILFVQFTPLAKNVLSASKEVASLFLVIFSVGVAIGSVSINALLKGTVSARYSPISVIAMGGFLVAFEAICSDWQASTTMMDVPTFIAHPLAPMLLLALLGIAVSGGMFVVPLYAFLTTFVEKSQTARTIAANNIVNSGAMVVGAVFAGLLSLIGLAVVKQLLVVAVCCLLPAWFGYVLLRAERAALPA; this comes from the coding sequence ATGACGACATCGACCCAGCTTATCCGGGCGCGCCGCTTCCTGCCGCTCTTCGTCACGCAGTTGCTGGGCGCCTTCAACGACAACCTGTTCAAGAACGCTATGGTGTTCTTCGTGGTCTACTCGGTCTACAATTCCGAGACGGCGGAGATGTGGTTCAGCGCCGTCGCCTCGGGCGTGTTCGTAACGCCGTTCTTCCTGCTCTCGGCGCTCGCCGGCCAACTCGCCGACATGCGCGACAAGGCCCGCATCATCCGCATCGTCAAGGCGTGCGAGATCGGCATCATGACCGTCGGCGGTGCGGGGCTACTGCTTGCCTGGCAGGGCGTTGCGATCGGAACGCTGTCGATCCCGCTGATGCTGCTCGCACTGTTCGCCATGGGCGTGCACTCGACCTTCTTCGGCCCGATCAAGTACGCGATCTTGCCCCAGCACCTGAACCAGAACGAAGTGCTGGCCGGCACCGGCTTGGTCGAGGCGGGCACCTACATGGCCGTGCTCGCGGGCACGATCGTCGCCGGGTGGATCGGCGTGCATTGGGCCGCGCTGGGTGTGATCGTGGTGGCGCTGATCGGCTTCTTCACTGCGCGTTTCGTGCCACCCGCACCGGCCCAAGGCAAAGTCGAACCGATCGACTTCAACATCCTGCGCTCCTCTTTCAAGCTCATCTCCCACACCGTGCACGACCGGCGGGTGTTCCTGGCGATCGTGGCGATCAGCATTTTCTGGGCCATCTGCACGATCCTGTTCGTGCAGTTCACCCCGCTCGCCAAGAACGTCCTGAGCGCCAGCAAGGAAGTGGCAAGCCTCTTCCTGGTCATCTTCTCGGTAGGCGTCGCGATCGGCTCGGTATCGATCAACGCGCTGCTGAAAGGGACCGTCTCGGCGCGCTACTCACCTATATCGGTAATCGCCATGGGCGGATTTCTGGTCGCCTTCGAAGCCATCTGCAGCGATTGGCAGGCGAGCACGACGATGATGGACGTGCCCACCTTTATCGCCCACCCGCTGGCGCCCATGCTGCTGCTGGCGCTGCTGGGTATCGCAGTGTCTGGCGGCATGTTCGTCGTGCCCCTCTACGCTTTCCTGACGACCTTCGTGGAAAAATCGCAGACCGCCCGCACGATCGCGGCGAACAACATCGTCAACTCGGGCGCCATGGTCGTGGGTGCGGTGTTCGCCGGGCTGCTCAGCCTTATAGGGCTCGCGGTGGTGAAGCAGTTGCTGGTGGTGGCGGTGTGCTGCCTACTGCCCGCGTGGTTCGGCTACGTCCTGCTGCGCGCCGAACGCGCCGCATTGCCGGCCTGA
- the rnd gene encoding ribonuclease D — MQIHPLITKSEDLAALCERLAQAEFVAVDTEFMRENTYWPELCLVQIADTKEAAAIDPLAQGLDLQPLWDLLTNNEDVLKVFHAGGQDVEIIYNFTNRTPHPIFDTQIAQMAISQSEQIGYSNLVESWLGLTIDKGARFTDWSRRPLTERQIEYAIGDVTHLAKIFPRMLKRLIKTDRGEWLDQEMEKLADPENYRNDPSVAWKRIKAAGRNAGVLGRLKAIAAWREQEARSKNIPRGRIARDETLADLASHPPKAQADLAKVRGLSAGWKDNEIGKRLMQALATSEPLPDEELPPRTPRGAPLGKEGSLVADLLKLLLKIRAREIDVASRLLARSEELELLAAGVRKNLAMLEGWRFKTFGKDALDLVEGKLAFAVVDGRLKMTHVDDTVEPAPE, encoded by the coding sequence ATGCAAATTCACCCGTTGATTACGAAAAGCGAAGATCTGGCCGCCTTGTGCGAACGCCTGGCGCAAGCGGAGTTCGTTGCAGTTGATACCGAGTTCATGCGTGAGAACACGTATTGGCCGGAACTCTGCCTGGTCCAGATCGCAGATACCAAGGAAGCCGCGGCGATCGATCCGCTGGCGCAGGGCCTTGATCTGCAGCCCTTGTGGGACCTGCTGACCAACAACGAGGACGTGCTCAAGGTCTTCCACGCCGGCGGCCAGGACGTGGAGATCATCTACAACTTCACGAACCGCACGCCCCACCCGATCTTCGACACCCAGATCGCGCAGATGGCGATCAGCCAGTCCGAGCAGATCGGCTATTCGAACCTGGTCGAATCGTGGCTGGGCCTGACGATCGACAAGGGCGCGCGCTTTACCGACTGGTCGCGTCGTCCGCTGACCGAGCGGCAGATTGAATATGCCATCGGTGACGTCACGCACCTCGCCAAAATCTTCCCTAGGATGCTCAAGCGGCTGATCAAGACCGATCGCGGCGAGTGGCTGGACCAGGAAATGGAAAAGCTGGCCGATCCGGAGAATTACCGGAACGATCCCTCTGTGGCTTGGAAGCGGATCAAGGCCGCCGGGCGCAACGCCGGGGTGCTCGGCCGCCTCAAGGCCATCGCCGCCTGGCGCGAGCAGGAGGCGCGCAGCAAGAACATCCCGCGCGGCCGCATCGCGCGCGACGAGACGCTGGCGGACCTCGCCAGCCACCCGCCCAAGGCTCAGGCGGACCTGGCGAAAGTGCGCGGGCTGTCGGCGGGCTGGAAGGACAACGAGATCGGCAAGCGGCTGATGCAGGCGCTCGCAACCTCCGAGCCGCTGCCCGACGAGGAATTGCCACCCCGCACGCCGCGCGGCGCACCGCTCGGCAAGGAAGGCTCGCTGGTGGCGGACCTGCTGAAGCTGCTGCTAAAGATCCGCGCGCGCGAGATCGACGTCGCCTCTCGCCTGCTGGCTCGCAGCGAAGAGCTGGAGCTGCTGGCCGCGGGCGTGCGCAAGAACCTGGCGATGCTGGAAGGCTGGCGCTTCAAGACGTTCGGCAAGGATGCGCTCGATCTGGTCGAGGGCAAGCTGGCGTTTGCAGTGGTCGATGGTCGGCTCAAGATGACCCACGTCGACGACACGGTGGAGCCGGCGCCGGAGTAA